The DNA window AAGGCTCAACTATGTCACGacggcaaaacaaaaatgctatttGAGCGATCTGAGATTCTTTATGTCAGCCTATGGTTGATGGTTTTGATAGCTTTTGCCTAAAACGGCAAAGCTCTGTCTGCCTCTATTTATTCCACAGTTACAGGAGTCAGATGCAACCTTGCCTCGCTATCATCTCGCTCCTGGCATAAATAAGAGGCGCAGAGACAGGCGATGCCAGGTAAAGCAGGGATGAACGCCCAGTGTTTGCTTCAAGGCCTTCAGTATTGTGTGGAGCAGATTAGGAGATTCTAATTTTGGCTGCTACATCAAGGGAAAaggagtgacacacacacacacacacacaaggtaaCACAAAAGCACGCTGGGGAGGCAAGCGTCCACTTACCTAATGACTTAAACACATCTGGCCCGGCGTACTTTCCGTCAAAATACACCGTGTTGTTTTGCGAGTCAAAGGCACGACACATTCTGACAAACACAACTTCCAAAGAGCCTGTGGAGACAGACGGCAACAACATGCTGAATTGTTCCTCCTCCCTTCAGCCTCGCTCTCAACAGTAAGACATCAGTCAGCGAGGCCAAACACGTGCCTTTACAATACGAGcaacatgaaatgaaaaagccaGCTGTCAGTTTGAGCACCTTCACATGATATGATCATATCAGCCATAAGGCTAGTCATCCATAATGACAAGTCAGATAACAATTGCGCTTCATTTAGTAGCGATAGCGCTTATTCATTCAACCTTTACTGAACAAGATAGCGGGGGAATTATTCTGTCTACCCTGTAATTTGTAGCCGGATCAGGAAAAGGTAACAGCTAGCAGTAGTCGTGCTACTGTGTgacttgttttattattaatactgACATTAGAGGATGGAAAAAGCTCCCGGTCGCAACTGTAGGCACACCTCCACTCATTTAATGGTAAACGGTACAATAGGAACTATACACAAAATTCTgccttaaataaataaaagtaaataaaataaaattaaatagaataaaattaaatagaataaaattaaattaaataaatacaaatattataaatataaatgtgccGACAGAACTGGATTAAGTAGTATATCATAAGATTCTGATTTTGAGGGTCCTCAATATGACCTCAGCCTGGGCAATAATCCAGCCTATGGTTCTGATCCAAATGACAATTGTTTGCTGGAATGCATTTGTTGCAGAATGCTTTGTTGGTTATCAGGTGAGCGAGGAAAAACCTTTTGGAGCTATGAACCAAAGAGCATCTTATTACATTTTGAATGACTTGACATACAGAGTATGTGTGAGCGTCAGCATTTCTACACAAGAATGTTGGCGGCAAAGCTACAGCAGCAACATCTTGAAAAGGAGGTTGTGggttgaagaagaaaaaaaaaagtgttctctGACATTGTTAACATTTATCTTGTGATGCGCCCATGCACGGGAAAGTCTTTGTGCAGTCAGGTCAGCTACGCCCTCGTGACAATATCAGTattatgcatgtgtgtgtggtgtggaaGTGTGTTGACAGGCTGTCATACCTGCTTTGAGCAGCACTATCTGATCGTTCTGACACAGCTCCATGAAGCCATCGATGCGCTTGGCGAACTCCACCACATACTGAATGGCCTCTGTTATTTTGATAGCGCACAGCTGCCACATGACTTCCCGCGGCTGAAAAGACAACGGGATGGAAATGAGTGAGCCGCTTGGACCGGAGGGGGCGTGCGGTCAAGCTACCTTGCTCTGGTAgctctccacctcctcctggaGGAAGGCTTGCCAGGTCATCTGCTGAAGCTCCTCTCTCAGGTACTGACATGTCTCCATGTGTGATTTGGAGATATTCTGGGCCAAGTGCTCTGAAAAGTTAAGTTGGATAAGTTGAGTGAGGAAGAAGAGCTGCTACAAGAAAAGATGATTCATTTGCAGCAAGGAGGGGATGCAGATAGGCGGAGTCTTCtccccctgttttttttttttttttttcttagtggaaaaaaaaacgcgtgtTGACATTTCCTTTTACTGCCTCCAGGAAAGCTCATAGCTTACGATTGAGGCAAAGCCAATCTAGTTATGACACAAAtgcatggaggaggagggggggggggtgttattCACTCAAACAAAGGTCACATTTGCTCTGAGACAAGTAGTGAGCAGAAGAATTTAAATGgttttgaaaacacatctgTTAAAAGGACTTCCTTGGCACAGGGGAGcctaaaaaaatgatttcccCAGACGCCTGCCCTGCTGGATCCTGATTGGCCCTAATTAATGGAAactaattacaaaaaaaagaggctcTTAATGAGTGTTGGAGATGAGTCTCCAACCTTCTGCTATTTTAAGCAACCTTTGTGTCGTTTGCCCCACGGTTGCGTTGCCCACCCACCCCCCTTCCATCATCGTCGGCCCCCTCCCGCATCCTCTCAGATGCGTCTCACCTAGTTCTGCCATGGACACGGTAGGGGAGGTTTCTCCGTTGGTGAAGGAGCAGTAAGGGAAGAAGCCAGATCCGGGAGCAAAGTCGCAGATGGGCTCGGGCTTGATGCCGTTGATGTCCAGGCCGGATTGGTCCGGGGAGGGCTGGATGTCCAGGTAGAAGCTGCTGATAGCCGAGTCCGGTTTGGTTCCGTCGGGGGTGTGGCCGTCCATGTAGCCGCCGAGGTCGTCGTGGAGCTCCGTCAGGCCGTTGGCCGAGAGGCCGTAGCTAGGTGTGAGAGGCTCCGCCTCCCCGGGTTGCTGTTGGTGGTCCCGCTGTTGCTGCTGGAGCCGATGCTTCTGGACCTCGGCGTAGAGGCTGTCTCGCTGCTTCTTGGACATGCGTCCAAACTTCACCGCTGTAAGACAACGTGGCTCATTGTTAGGTGACTCGTCACCGATGATGAAATGCGTCATTAAGACGTGTTTACGTAACAAAGCCACAACTTCTCTGTCGGAGGTGCTTCACGTCTAAGTGACTATTACGCAATCATCCGTCCAATCATCCACatgatacattttttgtgGTGTGGCGGGCCCCAGTGACGCATTTGGGCCGTGGCCTGCCCCAGCATACAGAAAATTAAGCGGCTTCATTTACATCAGTGGCTATCCAGCCCAACATGCAGttggctagctagctagcctgTAGCATTGTTGCTTTAGAGTGCCTTGTTGTCAGTTGTGAGTGTGCGCACACCACTGAGAGAAGGCGGAAGagcaagtttttattttattttttttatcatcagaTGTGACAGCCAGCGCGCGGCATAAAAAACATGCTAGCTTAGTACCACCCCTAGGGGGGCACGGTACGATGCTAGGGGGAGCGCCTGTGACCCCAGGGAACATGTTAATTAGGATACAATGTTATACAGAGATGTACATATTAAAATTCTACAGACAAATGATACTATTTATAGTCACTGAGGAGAGTTGGGGAAACATTTCCTTTCTGAGGGCGGCATAACAGAAAGGAATTGAGAAGTAATGTGCTAGCCTATGTAGCATCCATTTCTCCAGGTCAAAGGGTACACACAATTGCAAAATATAACCACaatagaaaaatgaaataatatcaTCTGTATTGTTTCAATTAAAAAGATTACAGATTTTTGTTATACATCTTTTGTCACTAGATTGTTTAGATGCATTATGTGagtttatcatttattttagcAAGCCCCCAGGCATTAAGTAATATTACAGACACTTAGATTTATTTCTGTATCGTGTTCAATAaagcgattttttttcttgttgttctAACGtgtctctttttctctcttatCCAGTAAAGATTCACGACACTGACGTGCAAGAAATGCCTGAGAGAACAAATCACATTATGTCACACTCTTGGCTGAACTCTTCCTcctttgaagaaaaaataaatcttgtgTCTGCAGATAAAAGCACTTTTAAGAAAGATGAGCACGGCGGTGAGAAAGAGACTTTTTTGGTTGCTGCTCCGGGGTATTGGAACTATGTCAGCTGGtcattgtgtgcatgtgtggcaAGACAGAGGGCAGATGGGCTTGCATGTGTTGTCACCTTCATCTGTCctgattgtgtgtgcgtgtgtttcagCAAAGGCACTCCAAAGTGCTCATGTACTCTAGGTTTATAGCATTCatgaatatgtatatatgtgcaAGTCTAGCGTGTATTAAAATGAGGCTTGTCTGTGTACACGGTAGATGACAACAAAACATCCCGATTACAAACGGCTTTAGAGTTTTGTTTTGCGCTAGTCGCAGCTGGCTTGACTTTTTGCTTATACATATCTGTACTTTTTACATAGCATATGAAAAACATTGCAGTAAAGTCAACTGAGTTTGATTAAGATCTTGGTtgactaataaaaaaaaacagagacttgtttgttgttgttggctcCAAAATGACTTGTGGCCAATGCGGTATGTCTTATGATAGCTTTAAATAACCATAAGCTTTGCTAATTAAAATTagctaagcattttttttgttagttcCCAACATTGCATTTGACATCATAAAAGCGAGTAACCATtttgagtgatttttttcatgactttttgatttgatcaatattgattttatcgagtcctttttttttttttattaccttTTATTTAGTCCTTTGGCCAGAAATGTTGCCCTTCTGCCCAGTCGCAATGTTTTCTACGTGGACGCGTGAAGTACTCACCATCCCGTGACATGCCCACCGCCAGGCACTTCTGAAGCCGGCAGTGCTGGCAGCGGTTGCGGCTGGTGCGGTCGATCAGGCAGTTCTTCTGACGGGGGCAGGAGTAGGCCGCATTGCTCTGCTGACTCCTCCTGAAGAAGCCCTGCGCATCAGAAGAGCGTCAAATTACATCTAGAATTTCTTCTGGATACGAGGGAACAAAAACCAACTCAATTACGTCACTTTTTGTCTAAAGATGTTATGTGGTTTACACCAAAAGTAATCCTTAGCTTATCTTAGTTTAGCTACACTATATTTTGGGGCTAAAACTGTTACTTGgagggactttaaaaaaatttattaTTGATTTAAGATGGGGGATTCAACACGAGCCAGTTAGTTCTATCAACTGAAAATGTGGGAAAGCTAATTTTCAACAAAACTGAACATCCAACTTAAAATTGCGTTGAAACTTTGAGTTTACTCAACTTTTTTAGAGTCTCACTAAATACTTTCACACCCCAacgaaaataataataacacagtTGCTCTGTACTGGTATTTTCCCGGCCGGCTGTGTAATTTCTGGCATCCGGATGAGCGCGCGTGTCCAAGCACGAGGGCGGCATGTTTGGCCCGATGCGATAACACGCTATCTTCCTTCATTGGGATTATTATCTGGCATGTTGGGCGCGTAAGCATTGCACACCGACTGGATTCCTCATCCTTTGACTTAATGAATTGAT is part of the Syngnathus acus chromosome 6, fSynAcu1.2, whole genome shotgun sequence genome and encodes:
- the roraa gene encoding nuclear receptor ROR-alpha A isoform X2, which encodes MESPPDPASDPGNSASEPATPVRESPVSLETLRKADHPAPVRRQTCSSTNRGISVTKKTHTSQIEIIPCKICGDKSSGIHYGVITCEGCKGFFRRSQQSNAAYSCPRQKNCLIDRTSRNRCQHCRLQKCLAVGMSRDAVKFGRMSKKQRDSLYAEVQKHRLQQQQRDHQQQPGEAEPLTPSYGLSANGLTELHDDLGGYMDGHTPDGTKPDSAISSFYLDIQPSPDQSGLDINGIKPEPICDFAPGSGFFPYCSFTNGETSPTVSMAELEHLAQNISKSHMETCQYLREELQQMTWQAFLQEEVESYQSKPREVMWQLCAIKITEAIQYVVEFAKRIDGFMELCQNDQIVLLKAGSLEVVFVRMCRAFDSQNNTVYFDGKYAGPDVFKSLGCDDLISSVFEFGKNLCSMHLSEDEIALFSAFVLMSADRSWLQEKVKVEKLQQKIQLALQHVLQKNHREDGILTKLICKVSTLRALCSRHTEKLTAFKAIYPDIVRAHFPPLYKELFGSDFEQSMPVDG
- the roraa gene encoding nuclear receptor ROR-alpha A isoform X1, producing the protein MVWHAKLFPKGISVTKKTHTSQIEIIPCKICGDKSSGIHYGVITCEGCKGFFRRSQQSNAAYSCPRQKNCLIDRTSRNRCQHCRLQKCLAVGMSRDAVKFGRMSKKQRDSLYAEVQKHRLQQQQRDHQQQPGEAEPLTPSYGLSANGLTELHDDLGGYMDGHTPDGTKPDSAISSFYLDIQPSPDQSGLDINGIKPEPICDFAPGSGFFPYCSFTNGETSPTVSMAELEHLAQNISKSHMETCQYLREELQQMTWQAFLQEEVESYQSKPREVMWQLCAIKITEAIQYVVEFAKRIDGFMELCQNDQIVLLKAGSLEVVFVRMCRAFDSQNNTVYFDGKYAGPDVFKSLGCDDLISSVFEFGKNLCSMHLSEDEIALFSAFVLMSADRSWLQEKVKVEKLQQKIQLALQHVLQKNHREDGILTKLICKVSTLRALCSRHTEKLTAFKAIYPDIVRAHFPPLYKELFGSDFEQSMPVDG
- the roraa gene encoding nuclear receptor ROR-alpha A isoform X3, encoding MMYFVISAMKAQIEIIPCKICGDKSSGIHYGVITCEGCKGFFRRSQQSNAAYSCPRQKNCLIDRTSRNRCQHCRLQKCLAVGMSRDAVKFGRMSKKQRDSLYAEVQKHRLQQQQRDHQQQPGEAEPLTPSYGLSANGLTELHDDLGGYMDGHTPDGTKPDSAISSFYLDIQPSPDQSGLDINGIKPEPICDFAPGSGFFPYCSFTNGETSPTVSMAELEHLAQNISKSHMETCQYLREELQQMTWQAFLQEEVESYQSKPREVMWQLCAIKITEAIQYVVEFAKRIDGFMELCQNDQIVLLKAGSLEVVFVRMCRAFDSQNNTVYFDGKYAGPDVFKSLGCDDLISSVFEFGKNLCSMHLSEDEIALFSAFVLMSADRSWLQEKVKVEKLQQKIQLALQHVLQKNHREDGILTKLICKVSTLRALCSRHTEKLTAFKAIYPDIVRAHFPPLYKELFGSDFEQSMPVDG